A section of the Gallus gallus isolate bGalGal1 chromosome 4, bGalGal1.mat.broiler.GRCg7b, whole genome shotgun sequence genome encodes:
- the AKAP17B gene encoding A-kinase anchor protein 17B isoform X2 produces MRKDDSFSETALKAIHQKQIKSCYFMHKDLERKEELKCQLTQKSNTLCSEEDLTAFRASTSHIVKTVLNDPAAALSSGRLTGRDAYNSLGCGSLLITVTQDCKVIESLDGRDYQTLNVVHAQTGSEDGYRKQKVYETDEFIHYLLNYYQTPSYERVSLETKNSANKSWWKRVVCDDDSGFHVSLCNKQGQHFREVSLVQNLNNRNYISDDNCRLVITAGEFESTDTVLKNKTYADKLAKKLQIQRNDTLTVDYLLYAESNHSLDCTAAACDEEFEREDGRNEVTKPYKTCRSAYKLKDLLEEISDSKYFSEACSGAVKSTERSEQIYSNCNKGCFPAREKERKLLVYFKNVTLEGQTKESSKCNFCSNSAHAGLARQCDHNLEKSCKRSSSKLRHKGQKSERHFREEERNTYKKKKKRKKLSSDFLSDECGFSETESCIQLESLRKIQRKCNKAFHNKVKFKTLHAGTAAPGITTSDCFPLQETLWHTGDERKLILRREMDADERGCPLFPLEIIQTNPCSDTFCGAEPRRGC; encoded by the exons ATGAGGAAGGATGATTCCTTTTCTGAAACAGCATTAAAAGCCATACATCAGAAACAGATTAAGTCCTGTTATTTTATGCACAAAGATTTGGAACGTAAGGAAGAGCTTAAGTGTCAGTTAACCCAAAAAAGTAACACCCTATGTAGTGAGGAAGATTTGACTGCCTTCCGTGCATCTACTTCTCATATAGTCAAGACAGTTTTAAATgaccctgctgcagctctgagttCTGGCAGATTGACTGGCAGAGATGCGTATAACTCCCTTGGCTGTGGATCTTTACTGATTACAGTGACTCAAGATTGCAAGGTCATTGAATCTCTAGATGGAAGGGACTACCAAACACTGAATGTGGTTCATGCACAGACAGGGTCTGAAGATggttacagaaagcaaaaggttTATGAGACCGATGAattcattcattatttattaaacTACTATCAGACACCAAGCTATGAACGTGTTTCCCTAGAGACAAAAAACTCTGCAAACAAGTCCTGGTGGAAGAGAGTGGTATGCGATGATGATAGTGGTTTTCACGTCAGCTTGTGTAACAAGCAAGGTCAGCATTTCAGAGAAGTGAGTCTTGTACAAAATCTCAACAACAGAAATTACATTAGTGATGATAACTGCAGACTAGTGATCACTGCTGGGGAATTTGAATCAACAGACACAGTGTTGAAAAATAAGACCTATGCAGATAAGCTTGCAAAAAAGTTGCAAATACAGAGGAATGACACGCTCACTGTTGATTACTTATTGTATGCTGAATCAAATCATTCTTTGgattgcactgctgctgcttgtgatgAGGAATTTGAACGAGAAGATGGTAGAAATGAAGTTACCAAACCATACAAAACTTGTAGATCTGCCTACAAATTAAAGGACTTGTTGGAAGAGATCAGTGATTCCAAGTACTTTAGTGAGGCATGTAGCGGTGCAGTGAAGAGTACAGAAAGGAGTGAACAAATTTACAGCAATTGTAATAAAGGGTGCTTCCCtgcaagagagaaagagagaaaattactGGTTTATTTCAAGAATGTAACTCTGGAAGGtcaaacaaaggaaagcagcaaatgTAACTTCTGTTCTAATTCTGCCCATGCGGGCTTGGCTAGGCAGTGTGATCATAACCTTGAAAAGTCATGCAAGAGGTCTAGCAGTAAATTAAGACATAAAGGACAGAAAAGTGAGAGACATTTcagggaagaggagagaaatacttacaaaaagaagaaaaagaggaaaaagctttcttctgattttttgtCTGATGAATGTGGCTTTTCAGAGACCGAGAGTTGCATACAGCTGGAGTCACTCAGaaagatacaaagaaaatgtaataaagCATTCCACAACAAAGTGAAATTCAAGACACTTCATGCAGGCACGGCAGCGCCAGGCATTACCACTTCTGATTGCTTTCCACTTCAGGAGACCCTCTGGCACACAG GAGAtgagagaaaattaattttgagaAGAGAGATGGATGCAGATGAAAGAGGATGCCCTCTCTTTCCTCTTGAGATAATTCAGACAAACCCCTGCTCAGATACTTTCTGTGGAGCAGAGCCCAGAAGAGGATGCTGA
- the LOC428720 gene encoding testis-specific serine/threonine-protein kinase 6-like — protein sequence MPNTDADKKLLHKLGFMLGETLGEGRFSKVRAATSTKYTVPLAIKMVNKRRASPEFVQKFLLRELSILHELDHPNIVLIFEIFELTNGMVYIVMESAATNLQQWLQQLGKLPCVPDARDIFVQVVGAVHYLHDRNIIHRDLKCENILLSADGRQAKIADFSFSKEMSSYPELSTTFCGTEAYMAPEMWLHYPHDAKKLDMWSLGVVLFAMVTGYLPFHGCLCNMIRHQEDGVLHLRGVSLLLEPCQALIIQLLQFFPSSRPSVEQVASNSWLKGNI from the coding sequence ATGCCAAACACTGATGCAGACAAGAAGCTACTGCACAAGCTGGGTTTCATGCTGGGTGAGACCTTAGGAGAGGGTAGGTTCTCCAAGGTGAGGGCGGCCACCTCCACCAAATATACAGTTCCCCTAGCTATCAAGATGGTGAACAAGCGACGGGCCTCCCCAGAATTTGTGCAGAAGTTTCTGCTCCGGGAGCTCTCCATCCTGCATGAGCTCGATCATCCCAACATTGTGCTCATCTTTGAGATCTTTGAGCTGACCAACGGGATGGTCTACATCGTGATGGAGTCagcagccaccaacctgcagcagtggctgcagcagctgggcaaGCTGCCCTGCGTCCCCGATGCCCGGGACATCTTTGTGCAGGTTGTGGGGGCCGTGCACTACCTCCATGACCGGAACATCATACACCGTGACCTCAAGTGTGAGAACATACTGCTCAGTGCTGATGGCCGCCAGGCCAAGATTGCTGACTTCAGCTTCAGTAAGGAGATGAGCAGCTACCCAGAACTGAGCACCACCTTCTGTGGAACAGAAGCCTACATGGCCCCGGAAATGTGGCTGCATTACCCCCATGATGCCAAGAAGTTGGACATGTGGAGCCTGGGGGTGGTCCTTTTTGCCATGGTGACTGGCTACTTGCCCTTCCACGGCTGCCTCTGCAACATGATCCGGCATCAGGAGGATGGGGTCCTGCACCTGAGGGgggtgtccctgctgctggAACCCTGCCAGGCCCTCATCATCCAGTTGCTGCAGTTCTTCCCATCCTCCCGGCCCAGTGTGGAGCAGGTGGCCAGCAACAGCTGGCTGAAGGGAAATATCTAA
- the AKAP17B gene encoding A-kinase anchor protein 17B isoform X1: MMNKKFKREKRKLSSRREERQIDGDEKHPQKQHKVPTEEQQCPENVPEWEERKSLLAQRRAESIRLLTVLLNHVKDFVQLASQKVDPSLGMRKDDSFSETALKAIHQKQIKSCYFMHKDLERKEELKCQLTQKSNTLCSEEDLTAFRASTSHIVKTVLNDPAAALSSGRLTGRDAYNSLGCGSLLITVTQDCKVIESLDGRDYQTLNVVHAQTGSEDGYRKQKVYETDEFIHYLLNYYQTPSYERVSLETKNSANKSWWKRVVCDDDSGFHVSLCNKQGQHFREVSLVQNLNNRNYISDDNCRLVITAGEFESTDTVLKNKTYADKLAKKLQIQRNDTLTVDYLLYAESNHSLDCTAAACDEEFEREDGRNEVTKPYKTCRSAYKLKDLLEEISDSKYFSEACSGAVKSTERSEQIYSNCNKGCFPAREKERKLLVYFKNVTLEGQTKESSKCNFCSNSAHAGLARQCDHNLEKSCKRSSSKLRHKGQKSERHFREEERNTYKKKKKRKKLSSDFLSDECGFSETESCIQLESLRKIQRKCNKAFHNKVKFKTLHAGTAAPGITTSDCFPLQETLWHTGDERKLILRREMDADERGCPLFPLEIIQTNPCSDTFCGAEPRRGC; encoded by the exons ATGATGAACAAAAAgttcaagagagaaaaaagaaagctaagctcaagaagagaggagaggcagATAGATGGAGATGAAAAGCATCCccaaaagcagcacaaagtACCAACTGAAGAACAGCAGTGTCCAGAGAATGTGCCTgaatgggaagaaaggaaatcccTGCTAGCTCAGAGAAGAGCGGAGTCTATCAGACTGCTTACAGTGCTGTTAAACCATGTGAAA GATTTTGTGCAGTTGGCAAGTCAGAAAGTGGATCCTTCACTGGGCATGAGGAAGGATGATTCCTTTTCTGAAACAGCATTAAAAGCCATACATCAGAAACAGATTAAGTCCTGTTATTTTATGCACAAAGATTTGGAACGTAAGGAAGAGCTTAAGTGTCAGTTAACCCAAAAAAGTAACACCCTATGTAGTGAGGAAGATTTGACTGCCTTCCGTGCATCTACTTCTCATATAGTCAAGACAGTTTTAAATgaccctgctgcagctctgagttCTGGCAGATTGACTGGCAGAGATGCGTATAACTCCCTTGGCTGTGGATCTTTACTGATTACAGTGACTCAAGATTGCAAGGTCATTGAATCTCTAGATGGAAGGGACTACCAAACACTGAATGTGGTTCATGCACAGACAGGGTCTGAAGATggttacagaaagcaaaaggttTATGAGACCGATGAattcattcattatttattaaacTACTATCAGACACCAAGCTATGAACGTGTTTCCCTAGAGACAAAAAACTCTGCAAACAAGTCCTGGTGGAAGAGAGTGGTATGCGATGATGATAGTGGTTTTCACGTCAGCTTGTGTAACAAGCAAGGTCAGCATTTCAGAGAAGTGAGTCTTGTACAAAATCTCAACAACAGAAATTACATTAGTGATGATAACTGCAGACTAGTGATCACTGCTGGGGAATTTGAATCAACAGACACAGTGTTGAAAAATAAGACCTATGCAGATAAGCTTGCAAAAAAGTTGCAAATACAGAGGAATGACACGCTCACTGTTGATTACTTATTGTATGCTGAATCAAATCATTCTTTGgattgcactgctgctgcttgtgatgAGGAATTTGAACGAGAAGATGGTAGAAATGAAGTTACCAAACCATACAAAACTTGTAGATCTGCCTACAAATTAAAGGACTTGTTGGAAGAGATCAGTGATTCCAAGTACTTTAGTGAGGCATGTAGCGGTGCAGTGAAGAGTACAGAAAGGAGTGAACAAATTTACAGCAATTGTAATAAAGGGTGCTTCCCtgcaagagagaaagagagaaaattactGGTTTATTTCAAGAATGTAACTCTGGAAGGtcaaacaaaggaaagcagcaaatgTAACTTCTGTTCTAATTCTGCCCATGCGGGCTTGGCTAGGCAGTGTGATCATAACCTTGAAAAGTCATGCAAGAGGTCTAGCAGTAAATTAAGACATAAAGGACAGAAAAGTGAGAGACATTTcagggaagaggagagaaatacttacaaaaagaagaaaaagaggaaaaagctttcttctgattttttgtCTGATGAATGTGGCTTTTCAGAGACCGAGAGTTGCATACAGCTGGAGTCACTCAGaaagatacaaagaaaatgtaataaagCATTCCACAACAAAGTGAAATTCAAGACACTTCATGCAGGCACGGCAGCGCCAGGCATTACCACTTCTGATTGCTTTCCACTTCAGGAGACCCTCTGGCACACAG GAGAtgagagaaaattaattttgagaAGAGAGATGGATGCAGATGAAAGAGGATGCCCTCTCTTTCCTCTTGAGATAATTCAGACAAACCCCTGCTCAGATACTTTCTGTGGAGCAGAGCCCAGAAGAGGATGCTGA
- the LOC121110664 gene encoding uncharacterized protein LOC121110664, whose translation MEMPKEEEPKAHSQPNKGLPGIQEHHQVIRRPPHTMTAGSQSPESSLHEDRLLPLPYPCGSHQAQMNKLEDSETLSHGSVSQEYTDSVTSLLPLPEQAVAQTAAPQHVPVAETPTSASGTCELPDLQAAASASSGRGMEKAFVPEAPGHEKLCATALDSLGKQDEEARPGKQKCAPPSPAVSDTAVEDTVQSLLPQVQTKTAAVCLRQQDLTQAQQAAGEAKADEPQEATNRVHVTPQSGPDPQVHIAAVAAHREAVPASSGRGYTPGHQEGIWASQHSAVLNPCIPCQVVGARMWVHHETRGQCQKSLLSKTELLKEMGRSCAAHTGQSLADFWEITRQIKKLRKQRAGQEVPCVSHYEPQDMAEEEELEEGGDEEPKIKTHWVNPRITGFCQGPQAPPQQTPGSSSITDTEASGESDGQAQSTALPASRHTDAKAKASALAGGAWDDGHGTLAPTPTLEEENASASPLLSERSTAARDESQRPCLHDPTACAISLEDTAQALMNKLEDSETLSHGSVSQEYTDSVSSLLPLPEQAVAQTAAPQHVPVAETPTSASGTCELPDLQAAASASSGRGMEKAFVPEAPGQQESLPPACGTQGERQPRRALFRRALGCLFRVCCCCCITRQEE comes from the exons ATGGAGATGCCGAAGGAAGAGGAGCCTAAGGCTCACTCCCAGCCCAACAAAGGGCTGCCAGGTATACAGGAGCACCACCAG GTGATCCGCAGGCCACCTCACACAATGACAGCAGGCAGCCAGAGCCCAGAATCCAGCCTCCACGAGGACAGGCTGCTGCCGCTGCCATATCCATGTGGCAGCCACCAGGCACAG ATGAACAAGCTGGAAGACAGTGAGACACTGTCCCACGGAAGTGTCTCACAGGAGTACACAGACAGCGTAACCAGCTTGCTACCTCTGCCAGAGCAGGCAGTGGCTCAGACAGCCGCACCACAGCACGTGCCAGTAGCTGAGACACCAACATCTGCTAGTGGCACCTGCGAGCTGCCTGatctgcaagcagcagcctctgcctcTAGTggcagaggaatggaaaaggcCTTTGTGCCTGAAGCCCCAGGCCATGAGAAGCTTTGTGCAACTGCTCTGGACAGCCTTGGCAAACAGGATGAagaagcaaggccaggcaaacAGAAATGTGCTCCACCAAGCCCAGCCGTCAGTGACACAGCAGTGGAGGACACTGTGCAATCCCTCCTGCCACAAGTCCAGACAAAAACTGCTGCTGTATGCCTCAGACAGCAGGACCTGACACAAGCCCAGCAAGCAGCGGGAGAAGCAAAAGCAGACGAGCCCCAGGAGGCCACGAACAGAGTGCACGTCACTCCTCAATCAGGGCCTGATCCCCAAGTGCATATagcagcagtggctgcccacagagaagctgtgccaGCTTCCTCAGGCAGGGGCTACACGCCAGGGCACCAGGAAGGGATTTGGGCTAGTCAGCACTCAGCAGTCCTGAATCCATGCATCCCGTGCCAAGTGGTAGGGGCTAGGATGTGGGTGCACCATGAGACTCGAGGGCAATGTCAAAAGAGCTTGTTATCGAAGACAGAGCTTCTGAAGGAGATGGGTAGAAGTTGCGCGGCCCATACTGGGCAAAGCCTAGCTGACTTCTGGGAAATAACTAGGCAGATAAAGAAGCTgaggaagcagagagcagggCAGGAAGTCCCGTGTGTTTCACACTATGAGCCACAGGAcatggcagaggaggaggagctggaagaaggTGGTGATGAAGAGCCAAAGATCAAAACCCACTGGGTCAACCCCAGGATCACAGGCTTCTGCCAGGGCCCACAGGCTCCTCCTCAGCAAACGCCTGGCTCTTCCAGCATCACAGACACAGAGGCTTCAGGAGAGTCAGATGgccaggcacagagcacagctcttCCTGCGTCAAGGCACACAGATGCCAAGGCAAAAGCTTCTGCCTTGGCTGGTGGTGCCTGGGATGATGGCCATGGGACACTAGCGCCCACACCAACACTGGAAGAAGAGAATGCTTCAGCTTCTCCTCTCCTGAGTGAACGGAGCACAGCTGCGAGGGATGAGAGCCAGAGGCCTTGTCTGCACGACCCCACAGCCTGTGCCATTTCTCTGGAGGACACAGCCCAGGCCTTG ATGAACAAGCTGGAAGACAGTGAGACACTGTCCCACGGAAGTGTCTCACAGGAATACACAGACAGCGTATCCAGCTTGCTACCTCTGCCAGAGCAGGCAGTGGCTCAGACAGCCGCACCACAGCACGTGCCAGTAGCTGAGACACCAACATCTGCTAGTGGCACCTGCGAGCTGCCTGatctgcaagcagcagcctctgcctcTAGTggcagaggaatggaaaaggcCTTTGTGCCCGAGGCCCCTGGCCAACAAGAATCTCTCCCGCCTGCTTGCGGGACTCAAGGTGAGCGCCAGCCACGGCGTGCTCTGTTCAGGAGGGCGCTTGGGTGTCTGTTcagggtttgctgctgctgctgcatcacaAGACAGGAAGAGTAG